In the genome of Candidatus Margulisiibacteriota bacterium, the window CGGGCTCGGGCATGGCGGCATGAAGGGTGAACTGGTGGTGGTTGAGCCGATGCCGGATATGTCTAAAATGCAGCCGATGCCCCAAATGCCGGGGATAAAAATGCCGGGGATGGACGACAGGCCGCAGATGCATCATATGCGCTGAGTTTATTAGCCTATAACATTTATAATGGCAGCGGCGGGAAATTATTACGATCAATCGGTTGAGGAAGCTGCCCAGCAGCTCGCAACCGACGAAAAAACGGGCCTGACGGAGGCGGCGGTCAAAGAACGCCTGGTTAGTTTTGGGCCCAATCAACTCAAACAGAATAAAACTGCTTCGCCTCTAGCCATCTTCCTGGAACAGTTCAAGGGTTTTATTATCTGGGTTTTGATCGGTGCGGCTCTGCTCTCCGGTTTTCTTCAGGAATGGATCGATGCCGCCGCCATCATTGCTATCGTTTTTGTGAATGCTATTTTAGGGTTTGTTCAGGAATATCGCGCGGAAAAATCGCTGGCCGCACTAAAGAAACTTTCCAGTCCCACCTCAAAAGTAATTCGTGCCGGACAGAAGAAAATTATTCCTTCTTCAGGCTTGGTGCCGGGGGACCTGGTCGAGTTAGAGGCCGGCGATCTTGTGCCGGCAGATGGCCGTTTAGTTTATACCGCGCCAAACTTCGCGGTGCAGGAAGCCAGCCTGACGGGAGAGTCCATGCCGGTCGCAAAAACTTCGCGTCAGCTCGAAGAAAAGGAATTGCCATTAGCGGACAGGGGAAACATGGTTTATACGGGAACCTCGGTGGTTTCCGGGAAAGCCCGCGCCATAATCGTTGAAACCGGAATGAAGACCGAACTGGGCCGGATCGCGGGAATGATCCAGGCAATAGAAACCGAAGCAACGCCGCTACAGAAAAAGTTGGAACAGTTCGGCAAATGGATCGTTTACCTGTGCTTTGTATTGGTGGGCCTGGTCTTTGCCCTGGAAGTTTGGCGTGGCGGGGAAATGATAAACGTGCTTTTGACTTCTGTCAGTCTGGCGGTGGCGGCGATCCCGGAAGGATTGCCGGCGGTGGTGACCATAGCGTTGGCGCTGGGAGTGCAGCGCATGGTTACACGCCATGTCTTGATCCGAAAACTCCCTTCGGTTGAAACGCTGGGCAGCGCCACAGTTATCTGTTCGGATAAAACCGGCACCCTGACCAAGAACGAAATGACCGTAAAAGTTATCTTTGCGGACAGCGCCATTATTAACGTGAGCGGGGTTGGCTATGAGCCCAAAGGAGAATTCCTGATCAACGGAAAAACGATTTCTCCCGCGGCTTATCCCGGTTTGCAAAAAACGCTTCTTTGCGGAGTGCTTTGCAACGGTGCGGAGCTGAAAAGGGATAAGATCTTAGGTGATCCTACGGAAGGATCGATCCTGGTTGCCGCGGCCAAGTCTGGTTTACACAAAATCAAATTGGAAGAGGAATATCAATTTACCGAGGAAATACCATTTGACCCGGAACGAAAAAAGATGACGATCATCCGCGAAAAAGAAGGGCGTCTTTACGCTTTCGTGAAAGGCGCGCCGGATATTCTGCTTAAGGATTGCACAGGGATTGAAGAGCAGGGTGTGCGCAGAAGCTTGAGCGATCAAGATAAACAAAAAATCATACAGGCGAACGCCGATCTGGCCGATCAGGCTTTACGGGTCCTGGCGGTCGCCTATCGAGTCTTTGAAAAAGCTCCCGCGAAATATGAAGTCGCTATTGTGGAAAAAGAACTGGTCTTTGTGGGCCTGGTCGCCATGATCGATCCGGCCCGGGAGGAGGTTAAAGAGGCGATCAGAAAATGCGGTACCGCGGGAATAAAAACCATCATGATAACCGGCGACCACAAAAACACCGCGGTCGCGATCGCCCGGGAGCTGGGGATCATGAAAGAGGGAGAGCTGGCTTTATCGGGTGAAGAGCTGGATCAATTATCGGCTGAAGAATTCCAGGGAAAAGTTCGCCAGATCACGGTTTATGCGCGGGTTTCCCCGGAAAACAAATTAAGGATCGTCCGGACCTGGAAAAGCCTTGGTGAGGTGGTGGCCATGACCGGGGACGGCGTCAATGACGCTCCGGCGGTGAAAGAAGCGAATATCGGGGTGGCGATGGGAATAACCGGGACTGACGTGACGAAAGAGGTTTCGGATATGGTGATCACGGACGATAACTTCGCCTCGATCGTGGCGGCGGTGGAGGAGGGGAGGGGAATTTACGGCAATATCCGCAAGTTTGTGCACTACCTTCTTTCCTGTAACGCGGGTGAGATACTAATAATGTTCATTGCTTCGCTGTTCGGCCTGCCGGTGCCGTTGCTGCCTATCCACATTTTGTGGGTTAATCTGGTAACCGATGGTTTTCCCGCTCTGGCCCTGGGGATGGACCCGGTTACTCCGGATATTATGAATCGGCCGCCCCGCCCAACTCATGAGCCGGTCGTGACCGTGCGCCGAACAGTCTTAATGCTGGTGCAGGGCGCTTTTATGGCGGTTTGCGCCCTGCTGGCTTTTGCTTATATGTTATCGGCCGGAGAATCACTGGCGCACGCCCGGACCGCGGCCTTTGTGGTGTTGGCCTGTGCGCAATTATTTCACGCTTTCAATTGCCGCAGTCAGACCGAGTCGATTTTCAAGTTAGGTGTTTTCAGCAATCTAAATCTGTTGTATGCTTGCCTGGTCTCCTTCTTATTGCTGATGGCGGTGGTTTATGTCCCATTTTTGCAGGGAATATTTAAGACCGATCCGATCCTGGGAACGCATTGGCTGCTGGTGATCTTACTTTCTTCCTTCCCGCTCTGGGCGATGGAAATAGTAAAGATCATGAATAAAAAAGGGGGGATAATAAGTGATTGAACAAGTCTATTTTGACAATATGGCCAATACCCCGGTCGACTCCAGGGTAGTTGAAGCGATGCTGCCCCATCTGCGCGAAACGTATGGCAACCCCCTCAATCTCCACGATTTTGGGGCCAAAACAGCCGCCGCGATCGAAGAGGCCCGGCAGAAAGTGGCGGCCTTGATCGGAGCGAACACGGAGGAGATCATTTTTACTTCTTGCGGCTCGGAGTCGAACAATTGCGCAATAAAAGGGATCGCCCGGGCCAATGAGAAGAAAGGGAAGCAGGTCATTACTTCGGCGATCGAACATTTTTCCGTCCATTATCCGCTCAAGGAATTGGAGAAAGAAGGGTATAAGGTAACCTATCTGCCGGTGGATCAATTCGGCTTGATCGACCCTCAAGCAGTGGCGCAAGCGCTAACCCCGGAGACCACTCTGGTTACTTTGACCCACGCCAGCAATGAGATCGGCACGATCGAGCCGATTGCGGAGATAGGGAAGGTTATTAGAACGTGGAACACAGAACACGGAACACAGATAATATTTCACATTGATGCGGTGCAGACGGCGGGGACGATACCGGTCAATGTCGGCGACCTGGGAGTGGACGCGCTGACCCTTTCGGCCAACCTCTTTTACGGGCCGACCGGGATCGCCGCTTTATATCTGAAAAAAGGGACCAGAATCTTGCCTTTTATTCTGGGCGGAACGCAAGAAGAGGGGAAACGGGCCGGCACCCATAATATCCCCGGAATAGTCGGTCTGGGTAAAGCGGCGGAACTGGCCCAGGCGGAAATGGCTGCCCGCGCCGCAAAGCTCATGCCCCTGCGCGACAAGCTATTACGGAGCATTCCGGAAAAGATCAAGGATTATTTCGTCACCGGCCATCCGACGCAGCGTCTGCCAGGCCATGCCAGCGGCTACGTCAAATATATTGAGGGCGAATCGATGTCGATGTTCTTAAATATGGAAGGGATCGCCGTTTCGACCGGCTCGGCCTGCGTTTCCAAAGCGCTGAAAGCTTCCCACGTCGTCCTGGCGCTGGGCGTTAACGCGGCGGATGTGCATGGTTCACTGGTCTTTTCGCTGGGCAAAGATAATTTTGAAGAAGAAGTCGATTATGTGCTGGCCAAATTTCCGCCGATCGTGCAGCGGTTACGGGAAATGTCCCCGTTAGGGAGGCGCTGAAATGGACAAGGAGAAGTTTAATATTGTCGTCTTTTCCGGCGACCTCGATAAGGTCCTGGCGGCTTTTATCCTGGCCACGACCTCGGCTGCGATGGGGATGGAAGTCACGATGTTCTTTACTTTTTGGGGGTTGAACGTCCTGCGCCGGCCAAAACTGACCAGCGGCAAGAACATTTTACAAAAAATGATGAATTTTCTGAACCGGGGAGGGGCGGACCGGCTGCCGCTTTCTAAATTCAATATGCTGGGAATGGGCCCGCTGATGATGAAGATCATGATGAAAAACTCCAAGGTCCCTAGCATCGAGGAATTCGTCAAACTGGCCAAGGAGCAGGGGGTCAAATTGGTCGCCTGCACTACGACCTTCAGCTTTATGGGGTTCGCGAAAGATGACTTTATTGCCGAGGTCGATTCTTTTGCCGGGGCGGCGACCTTCCTGCAGGGGGCGAGAGAGGGGAAAGTCAGCTATTTCATATAAGGAGAAAAACCATGCAAGCGGACGATAAACTCGATTGTTTCGGCTTGCTTTGCCCGCTGCCGATCATCAAAACAGCGGAACAGATCAAGCGCCTGAAAGTTGGCCAGGTCCTGGAGGTCATTGCTACTGACGAGGGGATAAAAACGGATATGCCGGCCTGGTGCAAAGCGACCGGCCAGGAATACTTGGGCGGCGAAGAAAAAGACGGGCTATATAGAGTCTTCATAAAGAAAACTAATTAATCTCGCCAAAGATAGTCAAGATGGGGTTGTTGTATCTTGACTAAATCAATTAACTTGTTAAAATATCATCAGATGAAGTTTTCCATTAAAGTCCAATACGGGCTCCAGGCCATGCTGGCCTTGTCCCTTAATTACGGGGGCGGGCAGGTCCAGATCAAGGATATTGCCGCGGAGCAAAAGATCCCGATCAGGTTCCTGGAGCAACTTCTGCTGATCCTGAAAAGAGCGGGCCTGGTCAGCAGTATTCGGGGGAAACACGGCGGTTATTTGTTAGGGAAAAAACCGAGCGAGATCACCCTGCTTAACGTCATTGAAGCCCTGGAAGGCCCGCTCGAACTGGCCAATAAAAAAATGAAAAAAACGCCGATAATCTTTGAGGCTTTTGCCAAGGTCCAGTCTGATCTCACGGCACAGCTGACGCGCGTGACGCTGGCTGAGCTGACTTTAAGGGCGCGCCAAAAAGACCTGGCTTTGACCTACAGTATTTAGGAGGTGGCAAATGACCAGGATCGCTGACGATATAACCAAACTGACCGGGAACACTCCGCTGGTCCGTCTGAATCGGATCGCCGCGTCTGCCGTAGCCACGATCGCGGCAAAACTGGAAAGCTATAACCCCTGTTCCAGCGTGAAAGACCGGATCGGGGTCGCCATGATCGAGGCGGCGGAACGGCAAGGGCTGATCAATAAAGAAACGACCATTTTTGAGCCGACTTCCGGTAATACCGGCATTGCTTTGGCTTTTGTCTGCGCCGCCCGCGGTTACAAGCTGGTCCTGACCATGCCGGAGACAATGAGCGTGGAACGGCGTAATTTGCTCAAAGCGCTCGGCGCCGAGCTTGTCCTAACGGAGGGGGCAAAGGGGATGAAGGGAGCGATCGAGAAAGCTGGAGAACTGACCAAAAAAAATAAGAATTCTTTTATGCCGCAGCAGTTCAATAATCCGGCCAACCCGGAGATCCACCGGCAGACGACCGCGGAGGAGATCTGGCGGGATACCGACGGCCAGGTGGACATCTTTATCTCCGGCGTTGGCACCGGCGGCACGATCACCGGCGTGGGTGAATTTTTAAAAGGAAAGAAGCCGGCGGTCAAGATCGTGGCCGTTGAACCGAAAGATTCGCCGGTCCTCTCGGGCGGGAGCCCATGCCCCCACAAGATCCAGGGGATCGGGGCGGGCTTTGTGCCGCAAGTTTTAAACATGAAAATCATTGATGAGATCATTCCGGTCGGAAACGAAGACGCGATGCGCACGGCCAGGCGCCTGGCCAAAGAAGAGGGGATCCTTTGCGGGATCTCTTCAGGCGCGGCGGTCGCGGCAGCCCTGGAAGTTGCCGGAAAGCCAGAGAACAAGGGAAAACTGATCGTGGTGATCATTCCCGATACGGGCGAGCGCTACTTAAGCACCGAGTTGTTTGCGGAATAAAGGAGTAAATAAAATGGCAAAGACAATCGCGG includes:
- a CDS encoding calcium-translocating P-type ATPase, PMCA-type — translated: MAAAGNYYDQSVEEAAQQLATDEKTGLTEAAVKERLVSFGPNQLKQNKTASPLAIFLEQFKGFIIWVLIGAALLSGFLQEWIDAAAIIAIVFVNAILGFVQEYRAEKSLAALKKLSSPTSKVIRAGQKKIIPSSGLVPGDLVELEAGDLVPADGRLVYTAPNFAVQEASLTGESMPVAKTSRQLEEKELPLADRGNMVYTGTSVVSGKARAIIVETGMKTELGRIAGMIQAIETEATPLQKKLEQFGKWIVYLCFVLVGLVFALEVWRGGEMINVLLTSVSLAVAAIPEGLPAVVTIALALGVQRMVTRHVLIRKLPSVETLGSATVICSDKTGTLTKNEMTVKVIFADSAIINVSGVGYEPKGEFLINGKTISPAAYPGLQKTLLCGVLCNGAELKRDKILGDPTEGSILVAAAKSGLHKIKLEEEYQFTEEIPFDPERKKMTIIREKEGRLYAFVKGAPDILLKDCTGIEEQGVRRSLSDQDKQKIIQANADLADQALRVLAVAYRVFEKAPAKYEVAIVEKELVFVGLVAMIDPAREEVKEAIRKCGTAGIKTIMITGDHKNTAVAIARELGIMKEGELALSGEELDQLSAEEFQGKVRQITVYARVSPENKLRIVRTWKSLGEVVAMTGDGVNDAPAVKEANIGVAMGITGTDVTKEVSDMVITDDNFASIVAAVEEGRGIYGNIRKFVHYLLSCNAGEILIMFIASLFGLPVPLLPIHILWVNLVTDGFPALALGMDPVTPDIMNRPPRPTHEPVVTVRRTVLMLVQGAFMAVCALLAFAYMLSAGESLAHARTAAFVVLACAQLFHAFNCRSQTESIFKLGVFSNLNLLYACLVSFLLLMAVVYVPFLQGIFKTDPILGTHWLLVILLSSFPLWAMEIVKIMNKKGGIISD
- a CDS encoding sulfurtransferase TusA family protein — translated: MQADDKLDCFGLLCPLPIIKTAEQIKRLKVGQVLEVIATDEGIKTDMPAWCKATGQEYLGGEEKDGLYRVFIKKTN
- a CDS encoding DsrE/DsrF/DrsH-like family protein, whose amino-acid sequence is MDKEKFNIVVFSGDLDKVLAAFILATTSAAMGMEVTMFFTFWGLNVLRRPKLTSGKNILQKMMNFLNRGGADRLPLSKFNMLGMGPLMMKIMMKNSKVPSIEEFVKLAKEQGVKLVACTTTFSFMGFAKDDFIAEVDSFAGAATFLQGAREGKVSYFI
- the cysK gene encoding cysteine synthase A, whose amino-acid sequence is MTRIADDITKLTGNTPLVRLNRIAASAVATIAAKLESYNPCSSVKDRIGVAMIEAAERQGLINKETTIFEPTSGNTGIALAFVCAARGYKLVLTMPETMSVERRNLLKALGAELVLTEGAKGMKGAIEKAGELTKKNKNSFMPQQFNNPANPEIHRQTTAEEIWRDTDGQVDIFISGVGTGGTITGVGEFLKGKKPAVKIVAVEPKDSPVLSGGSPCPHKIQGIGAGFVPQVLNMKIIDEIIPVGNEDAMRTARRLAKEEGILCGISSGAAVAAALEVAGKPENKGKLIVVIIPDTGERYLSTELFAE
- a CDS encoding aminotransferase class V-fold PLP-dependent enzyme encodes the protein MIEQVYFDNMANTPVDSRVVEAMLPHLRETYGNPLNLHDFGAKTAAAIEEARQKVAALIGANTEEIIFTSCGSESNNCAIKGIARANEKKGKQVITSAIEHFSVHYPLKELEKEGYKVTYLPVDQFGLIDPQAVAQALTPETTLVTLTHASNEIGTIEPIAEIGKVIRTWNTEHGTQIIFHIDAVQTAGTIPVNVGDLGVDALTLSANLFYGPTGIAALYLKKGTRILPFILGGTQEEGKRAGTHNIPGIVGLGKAAELAQAEMAARAAKLMPLRDKLLRSIPEKIKDYFVTGHPTQRLPGHASGYVKYIEGESMSMFLNMEGIAVSTGSACVSKALKASHVVLALGVNAADVHGSLVFSLGKDNFEEEVDYVLAKFPPIVQRLREMSPLGRR
- a CDS encoding Rrf2 family transcriptional regulator; the protein is MTKSINLLKYHQMKFSIKVQYGLQAMLALSLNYGGGQVQIKDIAAEQKIPIRFLEQLLLILKRAGLVSSIRGKHGGYLLGKKPSEITLLNVIEALEGPLELANKKMKKTPIIFEAFAKVQSDLTAQLTRVTLAELTLRARQKDLALTYSI